A stretch of Miscanthus floridulus cultivar M001 chromosome 13, ASM1932011v1, whole genome shotgun sequence DNA encodes these proteins:
- the LOC136500388 gene encoding chitin elicitor receptor kinase 1-like, translating to MAPPHALVLLLLATAAAAAAAAGDGCLNAGCVALGSYLISRNQNLTYIASLFGIDDYKTLAPYNPGTTNMDYIQAGQSVNISFTCGCHTFPNSDATYLGGSFPHRVVTGDTYASIAQNYNNLTSEAWLERTNPFPANNIPNTNTTVNVMVNCTCGDRDISPNYGFFLTYPLMGENLSAVAANYSFNSPSQLELLRKYNPGMDTATSGLVFIPVQDRNGSYHPLNTPGNGGSVGAIVGGVGGGVTFLVLGVLLCIMFYRRRKANKAALLPSSEDSIQLATTSMDKSTLLTSQADSASGVPGITVDKSVEFSYEELFNATEGFSMSNKIGQGGFGAVYYAELRGEKAAIKKMDMQASHEFLAELKVLTHVHHLNLVRLIGFCTESSLFLVYEFIENGNLSQHLRGTGYEPLSWAARVQIALDSARGLEYIHEHTVPVYIHRDIKSANILIDKNYRAKVADFGLTKLTQVGNTSLPTRGIVGTFGYMPPEYARYGDVSPKVDVYAFGVVLYELISAKDAIVRSTESSSDSKGLVYLFEEALNTPDPKEGLQRLIDPALGEDYPIDSILKMTVLARACTQEDPKARPTMRSIVVALMTLSSTSEFWDMNAIQENQGLVNLMSGR from the exons ATGGCGCCGCCTCACGCCCtcgtgctcctcctcctcgccaccgcggcggcggcggcggcggctgcgggggACGGCTGCCTCAACGCCGGCTGTGTCGCGCTGGGCTCCTACCTCATCAGCCGGAACCAGAACCTGACCTACATCGCCAGCCTCTTCGGCATCGACGACTACAAGACGCTGGCGCCCTACAACCCCGGCACCACCAACATGGACTACATCCAGGCCGGCCAGAGCGTCAACATCTCCTTCACCTGCGGCTGCCACACGTTCCCAAACTCCGACGCCACCTACCTCGGCGGCTCCTTCCCGCACCGGGTCGTCACCGGCGACACCTACGCCAGCATCGCGCAGAACTACAACAACCTCACCTCCGAGGCCTGGCTTGAGCGCACCAACCCGTTCCCCGCCAACAACATCCCCAACACCAACACCACGGTGAACGTCATGGTCAACTGCACCTGCGGGGACCGGGACATCTCGCCGAACTACGGGTTCTTCCTCACCTACCCGCTCATGGGCGAGAACCTCTCCGCCGTCGCCGCTAACTACAGCTTCAACTCCCCGTCGCAGCTGGAGCTGCTTCGCAAGTATAACCCCGGCATGGACACCGCTACAAGCGGGCTCGTTTTCATCCCCGTCCAAG ATCGCAATGGAAGTTACCATCCTTTAAACACACCAGG AAATGGAGGTTCTGTAGGAGCTATAGTAGGAGGAGTTGGTGGTGGTGTTACTTTTCTGGTCCTGGGTGTCTTGTTATGTATCATGTTCTATAGGCGAAGAAAGGCAAACAAGGCTGCCTTACTTCCATCTTCTGAAGACTCTATCCAACTTG CTACTACATCCATGGATAAATCTACACTGTTAACCAGTCAAGCTGATAGTGCCTCTGGAGTTCCAGGAATTACTGTTGACAAATCAGTAGAGTTCTCGTATGAAGAACTTTTTAATGCCACAGAGGGATTTAGCATGAGTAACAAAATCGGGCAAGGTGGTTTTGGCGCTGTCTATTATGCTGAGCTCAGGGGCGAG AAAGCTGCTATAAAGAAAATGGATATGCAGGCTTCTCATGAGTTCCTTGCTGAGTTAAAGGTTTTGACGCATGTTCATCATCTGAATCTG GTGCGCTTGATTGGTTTTTGCACCGAAAGTTCCTTGTTTCTTGTCTATGAGTTTATCGAGAATGGGAACTTAAGCCAGCATTTACGTGGAACTG GTTATGAGCCTCTGTCATGGGCTGCCAGGGTTCAGATTGCACTAGATTCAGCAAGAGGTCTTGAGTACATTCATGAACATACTGTTCCAGTATACATACATCGGGATATCAAATCAGCAAATATCTTGATAGACAAGAACTACCGTGCAAAG GTCGCAGATTTTGGTTTAACAAAACTTACACAAGTTGGTAATACATCATTACCCACACGTGGAATTGTGGGCACATTTGGTTACATGCCTCCTGA ATATGCTCGGTATGGCGATGTTTCTCCAAAGGTCGATGTTTATGCCTTTGGCGTTGTTCTCTACGAACTTATTTCGGCCAAAGATGCTATTGTCAGATCAACCGAGTCTTCCAGTGATTCAAAGGGATTGGTTTATCTG TTTGAGGAGGCTCTCAACACACCGGATCCTAAGGAAGGCCTTCAGAGACTGATTGATCCGGCGCTAGGCGAGGATTACCCCATCGACTCAATCCTCAAG ATGACAGTCCTGGCAAGGGCGTGCACGCAGGAAGACCCCAAGGCAAGGCCCACGATGAGATCCATAGTCGTGGCGCTGATGACGCTCTCATCGACGAGCGAGTTCTGGGACATGAACGCTATCCAGGAGAACCAAGGTCTGGTGAACCTCATGTCCGGGAGATGA